The region ATCCCACGCCCACGTGACCTTGTTGGTCACCCACGACCACCAGGGCCGAAAAGCTGAACCGCTTGCCGCCCTTCACGACCTTGGCCACTCGGTTTACGTTGATGACCTTCTCGGTCAGCGTTAAGTCGTCGGGATTAATTTTGGGTCTTGCAATCACAGATTCCTCCGTCAGAATTTAAGACCGCCGGCTCGGGCGGCGTCCGCCAAAGCCTTCACGCGGCCGTGATACAAATAAGCTCCCCGGTCAAAGGCCACTTCCTTGACGTTCTTTTCAATCGCCTTGCGGGCGATCAGCTGTCCGACTTTCTGCGCGGCCTCGATCGTCGTCGTTTTCTTAATCTCCCCCTTGAGTTCTTTTGACATCGTCGAGGCGGCCACGACCGTCTTATGAGCGCCGTCGTCAATGATCTGGGCGTACAGATGTCGGTTGCTTCGAAATACAGACAGCCGAGGGCGCTGACTCGATACCGTCAGTCGCTTTCTTACGCGCGCCTTTCGGATGACTCTGCCTTCTTGTCGTGAATGCATGGGGTATTCCGCCTTCCTTAAGTGCTGGCCGCCGCGCCGGCCCCGGCCGCCTTGCCGGCTTTCCGGCGGACGGTCTCGTTGGCGTACTTGATGCCCTTACCCTTATACGGTTCCGGCACTCGGTACCGGCGGATTTCGGCCGCCGTCTGGCCCACCAGATGTTTATCGGCTCCCGAGATCGTAATTTTCGTCTGCTTTTCGACGGTCACCATGATGCCCTCCGGAATCGGAAAGAGCACCGGGTGGGAAAAACCGAGAGCCATCTCCAACTGGTTTCCCTTCACCGCGGCTCGGTAACCGACTCCAATGACTTCCAGTTCACGGGTAAAACCTTGCGCTACCCCGCGAACCATATTCGCGAGCAAACTCCGCGTCAGACCGAATTTGGCCCGTGCGTCCGGAGCCGTGGCGTCCTTAAGCGAACAAAGCACCTGCTGGTCGGCCACCTTCACGTCGATGACCGGCTCAATCGCCAGTTCCAATTTTCCCTTCGGTCCCTCAATTCGGATCGTATGCCCGTCCAGGACGGCTTTTACGTTTTGAGGAAGTTGAACCGGCTGTTTCCCAATGCGCGACATAGTAGCTCCCTACATGACCGAACAGATCAACTCACCGCCCAGGCAGGCGTCGCGAGCGGCCATTCCCGTCATCATCCCTTTCGACGTGCTCACGATCGTCACTTCGACTCCCGTCGATGTCGCGGGAACGTCTTGCGCGGAGGCGTACCTTCGGCATCCCGGCGTGCTGATCCGCTTCAATCGGTGAATCATCGGTTCGCCGTCCGAAGAATAACGGAGGTTCATCCGAAGAATCTTTTTCCCCTGATCCGACAGCATCCGAACGTCCGAGATAAATCCCTCGTCCTTCAATATTTCAGCGAGGCGAACCTTCACCTTCGAAGCCGGAATGTCCACGCTCGGGTGTTGCGCCTTTTGGGCGTTCCGAATTCGGGTCAAAAAATCTGCGATGGGATCCGTGTTCATCAGTACGCCTCCTACCAGCTCGCCTTGATCACGCCCGGGATTTCTCCCTTGTGCGCGAGTTTCCGAAAACAGAGCCGGCACATGTCGAACTTCCGGTAGTACGCGCGCGCTCGACCGCATAACGGGCAGCGGTTGTACCGGCGTACGCCGAACTTCGGCTTTCTCCGAGCTTTCGCCATTAACGATGTCTTCGCCATAACTCCTCTCAATTCTCCCGAAACGGCAGGCCCATTTGTGTCAACAGACTCTTCGCTTCCGCCGGTGTCTTCGCCGTGGTGACGAGAGTGACGTTCATCCCGAAGGTCTTTTCCACCTTGTCGACCTCGATCTCCGGAAAGATGTAATGCTCCCGAACTCCCAGCGTGTACGCTCCCCGTCCGTCGAACGACTTGGGAGAGATGCCTTTAAAATCGCGGACCCGCGGAAGAGCCACATTGCAGAGCCGGTCAAAAAATTCGTACATCTGCCTTTGGCGAAGAGTGACCATGCACCCGATGGGCAGTCCCTTGCGGAGCTTGAAGTTGGAAATGGCCTTTTTCGCCCGGGTGATGACCGGCTTCTGGCCCGCGATGCGGGCCATGTCCGCGGCCGCGGTCTCCACGATTTTGGGTTCAACGGTGGATTTGCCGAGGCCCATGTTCAAAATGATTTTGCTGAGACGAGGCACCTCCATTTTGTTCTTGTACCCATGCTTCTGCATGAGGGCGGGAACCACCTCGTCCAAGTACATCTTCTTAATTCTGGGAGCCGCCGTCGCCATACGTCATGCCTTCTTCTTCTCGATCGTTTCGCCGCACTTCACGCAGACCCTCTGCGCTTCGCCTTCCTCGGTCTTCTTGAAACGCACGCGCACCGGTCGATTGCACTTGGAACAGACCAGCAGCACGTTCGATAGATGGAGAGAAGCCTCTTTTTCGACGATGCCGCCCTGACGATTTTTCGCCGATGGCCGCTCATGCCGTTTGACCATATTGACCTTCTCGACCAAGACGCGGTCTTTCCGGGACAAGATGGTCAGGACACGCCCGGTTTTCCCGGTCTCACGTCCCGTCACCACCTGAACCAAATCGTTTTTGCGAATCGCCTGATTGGATCTTCGCTCGCGTGTCATCTGCATCAGACCACCTCCGGTGCGAGAGAAATGATCTTCATGAAATTTTT is a window of Bdellovibrionota bacterium DNA encoding:
- the rplR gene encoding 50S ribosomal protein L18: MHSRQEGRVIRKARVRKRLTVSSQRPRLSVFRSNRHLYAQIIDDGAHKTVVAASTMSKELKGEIKKTTTIEAAQKVGQLIARKAIEKNVKEVAFDRGAYLYHGRVKALADAARAGGLKF
- the rplF gene encoding 50S ribosomal protein L6: MSRIGKQPVQLPQNVKAVLDGHTIRIEGPKGKLELAIEPVIDVKVADQQVLCSLKDATAPDARAKFGLTRSLLANMVRGVAQGFTRELEVIGVGYRAAVKGNQLEMALGFSHPVLFPIPEGIMVTVEKQTKITISGADKHLVGQTAAEIRRYRVPEPYKGKGIKYANETVRRKAGKAAGAGAAAST
- the rpsH gene encoding 30S ribosomal protein S8, producing MMNTDPIADFLTRIRNAQKAQHPSVDIPASKVKVRLAEILKDEGFISDVRMLSDQGKKILRMNLRYSSDGEPMIHRLKRISTPGCRRYASAQDVPATSTGVEVTIVSTSKGMMTGMAARDACLGGELICSVM
- a CDS encoding type Z 30S ribosomal protein S14, coding for MAKTSLMAKARRKPKFGVRRYNRCPLCGRARAYYRKFDMCRLCFRKLAHKGEIPGVIKASW
- the rplE gene encoding 50S ribosomal protein L5, translating into MATAAPRIKKMYLDEVVPALMQKHGYKNKMEVPRLSKIILNMGLGKSTVEPKIVETAAADMARIAGQKPVITRAKKAISNFKLRKGLPIGCMVTLRQRQMYEFFDRLCNVALPRVRDFKGISPKSFDGRGAYTLGVREHYIFPEIEVDKVEKTFGMNVTLVTTAKTPAEAKSLLTQMGLPFREN
- the rplX gene encoding 50S ribosomal protein L24, translating into MQMTRERRSNQAIRKNDLVQVVTGRETGKTGRVLTILSRKDRVLVEKVNMVKRHERPSAKNRQGGIVEKEASLHLSNVLLVCSKCNRPVRVRFKKTEEGEAQRVCVKCGETIEKKKA